A stretch of Streptomyces vietnamensis DNA encodes these proteins:
- a CDS encoding PLP-dependent aminotransferase family protein: protein MGSQGQAAWELLLPAVGAPARRRGRALQEALREAVRSGRLAAGTRLPSTRALATDLGVSRGLVTEAYEQLTAEGYLRSDRGAGTWVGGAARAAVRGARDPAAGTPGVRVDFRPGTPDLSLFPRSAWAAAQRSVLARLPHPALGYPDPRGLPELREALAAMLARRRGVVADPERLVVCSGVAQASTLMGFVLHARGMRRIGIEDPGSPEHGRLFASTGVETVWLPLDEEGLRPGPLADSGVRAVVVTPSHQFPSGISWSAERRTALLDWARAVDGYVLEDDYDGDFRYDRAPVGALQGLDPERVAYAGSVSKSLAPGLRLGWLLVPEALLDEVVERKRTMDLGNPVLDQAVLAEFVTRGGYDRQLRRCQRAYRERRDALLAALAEHLPGTRVSGIAAGLHVIARVPARFGPPERFLARAAEAGVALRPLEEYGTARPADGDVRLVIGYAHVAPSAVTTGIRLVAEALRRG, encoded by the coding sequence ATGGGGAGTCAGGGGCAGGCGGCCTGGGAGCTGCTGTTGCCGGCCGTCGGCGCTCCGGCGCGGCGGCGGGGGCGGGCACTGCAGGAGGCGCTGCGGGAGGCGGTGCGTTCGGGGCGGCTCGCGGCCGGGACGCGGCTGCCGTCGACCCGCGCGCTCGCGACCGACCTCGGCGTCTCGCGGGGCCTGGTGACCGAGGCGTACGAGCAGCTGACGGCCGAGGGGTACCTGCGCAGCGACCGGGGTGCGGGGACCTGGGTGGGCGGCGCGGCCCGGGCGGCCGTGCGCGGGGCCCGCGACCCGGCCGCCGGAACGCCCGGGGTCCGGGTCGACTTCCGCCCGGGGACCCCCGACCTGTCGCTGTTCCCGAGGAGCGCGTGGGCGGCGGCGCAGCGGTCCGTGCTCGCGCGGCTCCCCCACCCGGCGCTCGGCTATCCGGACCCGCGCGGGCTGCCCGAGCTGCGCGAGGCGCTGGCCGCGATGCTGGCGCGGCGGCGCGGCGTGGTGGCCGATCCGGAACGGCTCGTGGTCTGTTCGGGCGTGGCGCAGGCGTCGACGCTGATGGGTTTCGTCCTCCACGCGCGCGGGATGCGCCGGATCGGGATCGAGGATCCCGGCAGCCCGGAGCACGGGCGGCTGTTCGCCTCGACCGGCGTGGAGACGGTGTGGCTGCCGCTGGACGAGGAGGGGCTGCGTCCGGGGCCGCTCGCCGACTCCGGGGTGCGGGCGGTGGTCGTGACGCCCTCGCACCAGTTCCCGTCCGGCATCAGCTGGTCGGCGGAGCGCCGGACCGCGCTCCTCGACTGGGCGCGCGCGGTGGACGGATACGTCCTGGAGGACGACTACGACGGCGACTTCCGCTACGACCGCGCCCCCGTCGGCGCTCTCCAGGGTCTCGACCCCGAGCGGGTCGCCTACGCGGGCTCGGTCAGCAAATCGCTGGCCCCGGGGCTGCGGCTGGGCTGGCTGCTCGTCCCGGAGGCGCTGCTCGACGAGGTCGTCGAGCGGAAGCGGACGATGGACCTCGGCAATCCCGTACTCGACCAGGCCGTCCTCGCCGAGTTCGTGACGCGGGGCGGGTACGACCGGCAGCTGCGCCGCTGCCAACGCGCCTACCGGGAGCGGAGGGACGCGCTGCTCGCCGCGCTCGCGGAGCACCTGCCCGGCACCCGGGTGAGCGGCATCGCGGCCGGACTGCACGTCATCGCGCGCGTACCTGCGCGGTTCGGGCCTCCGGAGCGGTTCCTGGCGCGGGCGGCGGAGGCCGGGGTGGCGCTGCGGCCCCTGGAGGAGTACGGCACGGCACGGCCGGCGGACGGGGACGTACGGCTCGTCATCGGGTACGCGCACGTGGCGCCTTCGGCCGTCACGACGGGGATCCGGCTTGTGGCGGAGGCGTTGAGGCGCGGGTGA
- a CDS encoding DUF6493 family protein — translation MGNGTGEVEGAGDDSGVGRLLAAVRAGEAGDVPALLEPLDAAERKLALTRLKALRTEVRAGKWETPPYVPSRIRSALYVAGAGCVPTPAAAASWLGARDLQLREEDKPLALAAIGDRDPEWAADLAGRLAGRRAVAENSYPLLHGLVVRSGYAVPPTDGYVTGWTWHLTDDRLVERLRGDPQTPTLVAHALAMAEPPERLTRPIGRRPARHWPSALRTLVEEGVLDRAQVLDLCVSRLLRGGPLRNLRLPLEMVQLLAPDAEELRQRIPDWVGIAADAPSIVAGYAQDVLVELASAGAVPVGALAEMTSGVLFRTEKKLVRAQLALVGKVLAREPGAAGELLPAVTEAFGNEDTGVQERALKLVARHLPGVDAEVRRELAEAAGLLGPTHRQAAEELFGADLEEAAALPYEEILPPVPEAQLVPPPATTVEELVSELVAKRLSEEPMAFERTLDGLVRHAHRDRAAVAEAVREAFPSPQWEQRTHCFTHTTHGIHGVLAGVLGLLNPTLVDFRRTKGHGADICLHQALSGVLDARLWEAADLVGTDALPFLLATPTWHTGAIDPLVLVGRLREYRDAGVEPAPVDFAQALLRVLRADPSAGRAAEEAAALGTAAGRRLAAWLGEEAAVGPTVRFLRRDEDKTLRRYHLFDRLVVDLGEHPVVRAEFPPAFQWLGGALEATPRRCHHWVEGRAQWAPVLPADRELLAACLLPALAHSAEADARGATEPLTALAEADGPVGRAVLLALAYGLGCVDADDRLRAVDAVLVLASRGELDARGLGTELAWLVAEGSVKPNRLADAARTAAATGAYGTVWAILAAMLPGLLGAAKPIRGLGEVLAVAADCVERSGAGGEVAGLDALASGRGSSQLVVQAKRLLNALHQGADQPLTETVRIGR, via the coding sequence ATGGGGAACGGGACGGGCGAGGTCGAGGGCGCGGGGGACGACTCCGGCGTCGGGAGGCTGCTCGCGGCGGTGCGCGCCGGTGAGGCCGGTGACGTACCGGCGCTCCTGGAGCCTCTGGACGCGGCCGAGCGCAAGCTCGCGCTCACCCGGCTGAAGGCGTTGCGCACCGAGGTGCGCGCCGGAAAGTGGGAAACGCCTCCGTACGTGCCGAGCCGCATCCGCAGCGCGCTGTACGTGGCGGGCGCCGGCTGCGTCCCGACGCCCGCGGCGGCCGCGAGCTGGCTCGGCGCGCGCGACCTCCAGCTCCGGGAGGAGGACAAGCCCCTGGCCCTCGCGGCGATCGGCGACCGGGACCCGGAGTGGGCGGCGGATCTGGCGGGACGGCTGGCCGGACGCCGGGCCGTGGCGGAGAACAGTTACCCGCTGCTCCACGGGCTGGTCGTCCGCTCCGGATATGCCGTTCCCCCGACCGACGGCTACGTCACCGGCTGGACCTGGCACCTCACCGACGACCGGCTCGTGGAGCGCCTCCGGGGGGACCCGCAGACGCCCACCCTGGTGGCGCACGCCCTCGCGATGGCGGAGCCCCCCGAGCGGCTGACCCGGCCGATCGGTCGCCGGCCGGCGAGGCACTGGCCCTCGGCGTTGCGGACCCTCGTCGAGGAGGGGGTCCTGGACCGCGCCCAGGTCCTGGACCTGTGTGTGTCCCGGCTGCTGCGCGGCGGCCCCCTCCGGAACCTGCGGCTCCCATTGGAGATGGTGCAGCTGCTCGCACCGGACGCGGAGGAGCTGCGGCAGCGGATCCCGGACTGGGTCGGGATCGCGGCCGACGCGCCGTCGATCGTCGCCGGGTACGCCCAGGACGTCCTGGTGGAGCTCGCCTCGGCGGGGGCGGTGCCGGTCGGGGCGCTGGCCGAGATGACGTCCGGGGTTCTCTTCCGTACCGAGAAGAAGCTGGTACGGGCCCAGTTGGCGCTGGTCGGCAAGGTACTCGCCCGCGAGCCGGGCGCGGCCGGGGAGCTGTTGCCCGCCGTGACGGAGGCCTTCGGGAACGAGGACACCGGCGTGCAGGAGCGGGCCCTCAAGCTGGTCGCCCGCCATCTGCCGGGCGTGGACGCGGAGGTGCGCCGCGAGCTGGCCGAGGCCGCAGGTCTCCTCGGTCCGACGCACCGGCAGGCCGCCGAGGAGCTGTTCGGCGCGGACCTGGAGGAGGCGGCGGCCCTTCCGTACGAGGAGATCCTGCCTCCCGTGCCCGAGGCGCAGCTGGTCCCGCCCCCGGCCACGACCGTCGAGGAGCTGGTGTCGGAGCTGGTGGCGAAGCGGCTCTCGGAGGAGCCCATGGCGTTCGAGCGGACGCTCGACGGGCTTGTGCGGCATGCGCACCGGGACCGGGCGGCCGTGGCGGAGGCGGTGCGGGAGGCTTTTCCCTCGCCTCAGTGGGAGCAGCGAACCCACTGCTTCACGCACACCACCCACGGGATCCATGGGGTGCTCGCGGGGGTCCTCGGGCTGCTGAACCCGACGCTCGTCGATTTCCGTCGAACCAAGGGGCACGGCGCGGACATCTGCCTCCACCAGGCCCTGTCGGGGGTCCTCGACGCCCGGCTGTGGGAGGCCGCCGACCTCGTCGGCACGGACGCGCTGCCGTTCCTCCTCGCCACGCCGACCTGGCACACCGGGGCCATCGACCCGCTGGTCCTGGTGGGGCGGCTGCGGGAGTACCGGGACGCGGGCGTCGAGCCCGCTCCGGTCGATTTCGCGCAGGCCCTGCTCCGGGTGCTGCGGGCCGACCCGTCGGCGGGGCGGGCGGCCGAGGAGGCGGCGGCGCTCGGCACCGCGGCCGGCCGGCGGCTCGCCGCCTGGCTGGGAGAAGAGGCGGCCGTGGGGCCGACCGTGCGGTTCCTCCGGCGGGACGAGGACAAGACCCTGCGGAGGTACCACCTGTTCGACCGGCTCGTGGTCGACCTCGGCGAGCACCCGGTGGTGCGGGCGGAGTTCCCGCCCGCCTTCCAGTGGCTCGGTGGCGCCCTGGAGGCGACCCCCCGCCGTTGCCACCACTGGGTGGAGGGCCGGGCGCAGTGGGCCCCGGTGCTGCCGGCCGACCGTGAGCTGCTCGCGGCCTGTCTCCTGCCGGCGCTCGCGCACTCCGCCGAGGCGGACGCGCGCGGCGCGACGGAACCGCTGACCGCGCTGGCCGAGGCCGACGGACCGGTGGGCCGGGCGGTCCTGCTGGCCCTGGCGTACGGTCTCGGCTGCGTGGACGCGGACGACCGGCTGCGCGCGGTGGACGCCGTGCTCGTCCTGGCGTCGCGGGGCGAGCTGGACGCCCGGGGGTTGGGCACGGAGCTGGCGTGGCTGGTCGCGGAGGGCTCGGTCAAGCCGAACCGGCTGGCGGACGCGGCCCGGACGGCGGCCGCCACGGGGGCGTACGGGACGGTCTGGGCGATCCTCGCGGCGATGCTTCCCGGTCTCCTCGGGGCGGCGAAGCCGATACGGGGGCTCGGCGAGGTCCTCGCGGTCGCCGCCGACTGCGTGGAGCGGTCCGGGGCCGGCGGAGAGGTCGCCGGGCTCGACGCGCTCGCCTCGGGACGGGGTTCCTCGCAGCTGGTGGTGCAGGCCAAGCGGCTGCTGAACGCACTCCACCAGGGGGCCGATCAACCTCTGACGGAAACGGTCCGAATCGGTCGTTAA
- a CDS encoding saccharopine dehydrogenase family protein: MESGQRVVVFGAYGHTGRFVVAELLERGFVPVLSGRDADKLRTLAASHDGTLATSHDGLDVRPASVDDPASLDRALAGAAAVINCAGPFAATGAPVIEAALRAGIPYVDVAAEIEANADTFARFTDRARAAGTVVVPAMAFYGGLGDLLATTAMGDWTAADEVHVAYGLSSWHPTAGTLAAGKVSRERRGGRHVRYTGGRLAYHDDALPVLDWPFPAPLGVRPVIGEFTMADVVTVPSHLAVPEVRTYMAVDAARDLSAPDASAPTPVDGRGRSAQTFLVDVVVRSGGAERRAVAVGQDIYAVSAPLAVEAVHRVLTGRTRTTGVASAGEMFDAPDFLRALSAHLSLDVRH; this comes from the coding sequence ATGGAATCGGGTCAGCGGGTCGTGGTGTTCGGTGCCTACGGACACACCGGGCGCTTCGTGGTGGCGGAACTGCTCGAGCGGGGCTTCGTCCCCGTGCTCTCCGGCCGCGACGCCGACAAACTGCGGACGCTCGCCGCATCCCACGACGGGACCCTCGCCACGTCCCACGACGGGCTCGACGTCCGCCCGGCGTCGGTCGACGACCCGGCCTCGCTCGACCGCGCACTGGCCGGCGCGGCGGCCGTGATCAACTGCGCCGGGCCGTTCGCCGCGACCGGCGCCCCGGTGATCGAGGCCGCCCTGCGCGCCGGGATCCCGTACGTGGACGTGGCCGCCGAGATCGAGGCCAACGCCGACACCTTCGCGCGCTTCACGGACCGGGCCCGCGCCGCCGGAACGGTCGTCGTCCCCGCGATGGCCTTCTACGGCGGCCTCGGCGACCTGCTCGCCACCACGGCGATGGGCGACTGGACGGCGGCCGACGAGGTGCACGTCGCGTACGGACTGAGCAGCTGGCACCCCACGGCGGGGACCCTCGCGGCGGGCAAGGTCTCCCGGGAGCGGCGGGGCGGCCGGCACGTCCGCTACACCGGCGGACGCCTCGCGTACCACGACGACGCGCTCCCGGTCCTGGACTGGCCCTTTCCCGCTCCCCTGGGCGTCCGGCCCGTCATCGGCGAGTTCACGATGGCCGACGTCGTGACCGTGCCGAGCCATCTGGCGGTGCCCGAGGTACGCACGTACATGGCGGTCGACGCGGCCCGGGACCTGTCGGCGCCGGACGCGTCGGCACCGACCCCGGTCGACGGGCGCGGCCGGTCCGCGCAGACCTTCCTCGTGGACGTCGTCGTGCGCTCCGGGGGCGCGGAACGCCGGGCCGTCGCCGTCGGGCAGGACATCTACGCCGTCAGCGCGCCGCTCGCCGTGGAGGCCGTCCACCGCGTCCTCACCGGCCGGACCCGGACGACCGGCGTCGCCTCGGCCGGGGAGATGTTCGACGCTCCCGACTTCCTCCGCGCGCTGTCCGCCCACCTTTCCCTGGACGTGCGGCACTGA
- a CDS encoding helix-turn-helix domain-containing protein produces MGTLALAVTDGMLHFELSLAYEVFGSPPDAVAVPWYDVTVCGPSPARVERFRLEPDQGLDRLPYADTVIVPGWADVDEEPPAELIDAVRAAHEAGARVASLCTGAFVLAAAGLLDGRRATTHWAHTEALAERYPRVEVDPDVLYVDNGTVLTSAGKAAAMDLCLHLVRLDHGSAIANTVARRLVVPPHRDGGQAQFVTAPVPTREDHPLTELLPWAVERLDRPLTVEDLARQARMSSRHLGRHFRAATGTTPLQWLLTQRIRRAQELLEATDDSVDAIAEATGMGTATTLRRHFNRTVGVPPDAYRRTFRTRTRSVRDEKWSPMA; encoded by the coding sequence ATGGGTACGCTCGCACTCGCCGTCACCGACGGCATGCTGCACTTCGAACTCTCCCTCGCGTACGAGGTGTTCGGCTCCCCACCGGACGCGGTGGCCGTCCCCTGGTACGACGTGACCGTCTGCGGGCCGAGCCCCGCGCGCGTGGAGCGGTTCCGCCTGGAACCCGACCAGGGGCTCGACCGGCTCCCGTACGCGGACACGGTGATCGTCCCCGGCTGGGCCGACGTCGACGAGGAGCCGCCCGCCGAACTGATCGACGCGGTGCGCGCGGCCCACGAGGCGGGCGCGCGCGTGGCCTCCCTGTGCACGGGCGCGTTCGTCCTGGCCGCCGCCGGCCTCCTCGACGGCCGGCGCGCCACCACGCACTGGGCGCACACCGAGGCCCTGGCCGAGCGGTACCCCCGGGTGGAGGTCGATCCCGACGTGCTCTACGTGGACAACGGCACGGTGCTCACCTCCGCAGGCAAGGCCGCCGCGATGGACCTCTGCCTGCACCTCGTCCGCCTCGACCACGGCTCGGCGATCGCCAACACGGTCGCCCGCCGCCTGGTCGTGCCCCCGCACCGGGACGGCGGCCAGGCCCAGTTCGTCACCGCCCCCGTACCCACCCGGGAGGACCACCCGCTCACCGAGCTGCTGCCCTGGGCGGTCGAACGGCTCGACCGACCGCTGACCGTGGAGGACCTGGCCCGCCAGGCACGGATGAGCTCGCGCCACCTGGGCCGCCACTTCCGGGCCGCGACCGGCACCACCCCGCTGCAGTGGCTGCTCACCCAGCGGATCCGCCGCGCCCAGGAGCTCCTGGAGGCCACCGACGACAGCGTCGACGCCATCGCGGAAGCCACCGGCATGGGCACGGCCACCACCCTCCGCCGCCACTTCAACCGCACCGTCGGCGTCCCCCCGGACGCCTACCGCCGCACCTTCCGCACCCGGACCCGCTCCGTACGCGACGAGAAGTGGTCCCCGATGGCGTGA
- a CDS encoding RNA polymerase sigma-70 factor, whose protein sequence is MPTDIPTAVPTDTLTELFEEHRPMLLGVAYRMLGRTADAEDVVQEAWLRWTAADRAAVREPRAFLVRITTRLAIDRLRQTQARRESYVGPWLPEPVVTDFGPAAPDSAERALLADSVSLAVLVVLESLSPLERAVFVLREAFGFPFGEIAAALDRSEAAVRQLAGRARRHVDEGRPRYDVDPAERRDLTERFLSAAAGGDLGELLALLAPDARLVGDSGGKSKAPLRIIEGADKVGRFLFAVARDFSVGYELRFLELNGAPALLVLADGKPDTVFQIESRDGLVQCVHIIRNPDKLRGLADA, encoded by the coding sequence GTGCCCACCGACATTCCGACCGCTGTTCCGACCGACACCCTCACCGAACTCTTCGAGGAGCACCGCCCGATGCTCCTCGGCGTCGCCTACCGGATGCTCGGCCGCACCGCCGACGCCGAGGACGTCGTCCAGGAGGCCTGGCTGCGCTGGACCGCCGCGGACCGGGCCGCCGTCCGCGAGCCGCGCGCCTTCCTCGTACGGATCACCACCCGGCTCGCCATCGACCGGCTCCGCCAGACGCAGGCGCGCCGCGAGTCCTACGTCGGCCCCTGGCTCCCCGAACCCGTCGTCACCGACTTCGGCCCCGCCGCCCCCGACAGCGCCGAGCGCGCCCTGCTCGCCGACTCCGTCTCGCTCGCGGTCCTCGTGGTGCTCGAATCCCTCTCCCCGCTGGAGCGGGCCGTCTTCGTGCTGCGCGAGGCCTTCGGCTTCCCGTTCGGGGAGATCGCCGCCGCCCTCGACCGCTCCGAGGCGGCCGTGCGCCAGCTCGCCGGACGCGCCCGGCGCCACGTCGACGAGGGCAGACCGCGCTACGACGTCGACCCGGCCGAGCGCCGCGACCTCACCGAGCGCTTCCTGTCCGCCGCCGCCGGCGGCGACCTCGGCGAACTCCTCGCGCTCCTCGCCCCGGACGCGCGGCTCGTCGGCGACAGCGGCGGCAAGTCCAAGGCGCCGCTGCGGATCATCGAGGGTGCAGACAAGGTGGGCCGCTTCCTCTTCGCCGTCGCCCGGGACTTCTCGGTCGGGTACGAGCTCCGCTTCCTGGAGCTCAACGGCGCCCCCGCCCTGCTCGTCCTCGCCGACGGGAAGCCCGACACCGTCTTCCAGATCGAATCGCGCGACGGACTCGTCCAGTGCGTCCACATCATCCGCAACCCCGACAAGCTCCGGGGTCTCGCCGACGCCTGA
- a CDS encoding alkaline phosphatase D family protein, with the protein MSLPVPGNSPSPARRSVLRGSLAASAALTLGGTGLAAPAFALSGRPRAEWGVQAGDVTASSGLVWVRSDRSARMLVETSATESFRHARRHLGPLIGADTDFTGTTALRGLPAGEQIHYRVTLVDPDDPRRTGEPVLGTFRTAPDRRRDGVRFLWSGDIAGQGWGINPDIGGFRAYEDMRRLDPDFFLCSGDTIYADGVIQPSVTLPDGRIWRNVTTPEKAKVAETLDEYRGNFRYNLLDHNVRAFNAQVPSVVQWDDHEVRNNWYPGQILDDARYTEKDVDVLAARASRAFGEYFPVSTLHARGEGRERRVHRVVRYGPLLDVFVLDMRSYRNANSPGRQADDTTGILGAEQLAWLKRELAASRAVWKVLAADMPIGLVVPDGAANFEAIAQGDPGAPLGRELQMAELLRFVKHRRITGTVWLTADVHHTSAQHYAPERAAFQDFAPFWEFVSGPLAAGGFPANALDATFGPERVFVRAPERGNLSPMESPQYFGEVDIDGQSGELTVRLRAEGGTVLFTKVLQPGRVGQ; encoded by the coding sequence ATGTCCCTTCCCGTGCCCGGCAACTCCCCCTCCCCCGCCCGGCGCAGCGTGCTGCGCGGTTCGCTCGCCGCGTCGGCGGCGCTCACCCTCGGCGGCACCGGCCTCGCCGCGCCGGCGTTCGCCCTGTCGGGCCGGCCCCGGGCCGAGTGGGGTGTGCAGGCGGGTGACGTCACGGCCTCCTCCGGTCTGGTGTGGGTGCGTTCGGACCGGTCGGCGCGGATGCTCGTGGAGACCTCGGCGACCGAGTCCTTCCGGCACGCGCGCCGTCACCTCGGGCCGTTGATCGGCGCGGACACGGACTTCACCGGGACGACCGCCCTGCGCGGCCTTCCGGCGGGCGAGCAGATCCACTACCGGGTCACCCTCGTCGACCCGGACGATCCGCGCCGGACGGGCGAGCCGGTCCTCGGCACCTTCCGTACGGCCCCCGACCGGCGCCGCGACGGGGTGCGGTTCCTGTGGTCCGGGGACATCGCGGGGCAGGGCTGGGGCATCAACCCGGACATCGGGGGCTTCCGCGCGTACGAGGATATGCGCCGGCTCGACCCGGACTTCTTCCTGTGCAGCGGCGACACGATCTACGCCGACGGGGTCATCCAGCCGAGCGTGACCCTGCCGGACGGGCGGATCTGGCGGAACGTCACGACGCCGGAGAAGGCGAAGGTCGCCGAGACCCTCGACGAGTACCGGGGCAACTTCCGCTACAACCTCCTCGACCACAACGTCCGGGCCTTCAACGCGCAGGTGCCGTCGGTGGTGCAGTGGGACGACCACGAGGTGCGGAACAACTGGTACCCGGGGCAGATCCTGGACGACGCCCGCTACACGGAGAAGGACGTGGACGTCCTCGCGGCCCGCGCCTCGCGCGCGTTCGGCGAGTACTTCCCGGTGTCCACCCTCCACGCGCGCGGTGAGGGGCGCGAGCGGCGGGTGCACCGGGTGGTGCGGTACGGGCCGCTGCTCGACGTGTTCGTGCTCGACATGCGCTCGTACCGGAACGCCAACTCGCCCGGCCGGCAGGCCGACGACACCACCGGCATCCTCGGCGCCGAGCAGCTGGCGTGGCTCAAGCGGGAGCTGGCCGCGTCCCGGGCGGTGTGGAAGGTGCTCGCGGCGGACATGCCGATCGGTCTGGTCGTCCCGGACGGCGCGGCGAACTTCGAGGCGATCGCGCAGGGCGACCCGGGAGCGCCCCTGGGCCGGGAACTCCAGATGGCGGAGCTGCTGCGCTTCGTGAAGCACCGGCGGATCACCGGCACGGTGTGGCTGACGGCGGACGTCCACCACACCTCGGCGCAGCACTACGCGCCGGAGCGGGCGGCCTTCCAGGACTTCGCCCCCTTCTGGGAGTTCGTGTCCGGGCCGCTGGCGGCGGGCGGGTTCCCGGCGAACGCCCTGGACGCGACCTTCGGTCCCGAGCGGGTGTTCGTGCGGGCGCCGGAGCGGGGGAACCTGTCGCCGATGGAGAGCCCGCAGTACTTCGGCGAGGTCGACATCGACGGCCAGAGCGGGGAGCTGACCGTGCGGCTGCGCGCCGAGGGCGGGACGGTGCTGTTCACCAAGGTGCTCCAGCCGGGGCGGGTCGGGCAGTGA
- a CDS encoding alpha/beta fold hydrolase, with translation MPARIAFTIETPAGPRSTSLTYERRGAGEPLLLLHGIGHHWQAWEPVLDVLAAEREVVAVDLPGFGASDGLPEGVPYDLSTVVPVLGAFCEAVGFERPHVAGNSLGGLLALELGREKLVRSVTALSPAGFWSEGERRYAFGTLRAMRGAALSLPVPVIERLSRTAAGRTVLTSTIYARPGRRSPEAVVAETLALRAATGFHQTLTAGRTALFRDDVPAVPVTVAWGTRDRLLLRRQGIRAKHTLPAARLVRLPGCGHVPMNDDPALVARVILDGSR, from the coding sequence ATGCCCGCACGGATCGCGTTCACGATCGAGACCCCGGCGGGTCCCCGCAGCACGTCCCTGACGTACGAGCGGCGGGGCGCGGGCGAGCCCCTGCTGCTGCTCCACGGCATCGGGCACCACTGGCAGGCCTGGGAGCCCGTCCTCGACGTCCTCGCCGCCGAACGCGAGGTGGTCGCCGTCGACCTGCCCGGCTTCGGGGCCTCCGACGGGCTGCCGGAGGGCGTCCCGTACGACCTGTCCACCGTCGTCCCCGTGCTCGGCGCCTTCTGCGAGGCCGTCGGCTTCGAGCGGCCGCACGTCGCGGGGAACTCGCTGGGCGGGCTGCTCGCCCTGGAGCTCGGCCGGGAGAAGCTGGTGCGCTCGGTCACCGCCCTCTCCCCCGCCGGTTTCTGGTCGGAGGGCGAGCGGCGGTACGCCTTCGGGACGCTGCGGGCCATGCGGGGCGCGGCCCTGTCGCTGCCCGTGCCGGTGATCGAGCGCCTCTCGCGTACGGCCGCCGGGCGCACCGTGCTCACCAGCACCATCTACGCGCGGCCCGGTCGCCGGTCACCCGAGGCCGTCGTCGCCGAGACGTTGGCGCTGCGGGCGGCCACCGGCTTCCACCAGACCCTGACCGCGGGCCGGACCGCGCTCTTCCGCGACGACGTCCCCGCGGTGCCCGTCACCGTCGCCTGGGGCACCCGCGACCGGCTGCTGCTGCGCCGCCAGGGGATCCGCGCCAAGCACACCCTGCCCGCCGCGCGCCTGGTCCGGCTGCCCGGCTGCGGCCACGTGCCGATGAACGACGACCCGGCTCTGGTCGCGCGCGTGATCCTGGACGGCAGCCGCTGA
- a CDS encoding GntR family transcriptional regulator, protein MGTTQLASVPEPKYQHLKTVIGEALDSDFAVGEILPNERELAARFGVARATLRQALEQLELEGRLQRRRGVGTTVAPPRVGVDVSTGRHAWPGVADEAWQPQGSAADAAPAAVARVLEIGTDEQVHVVRRLRISQGQPVAAELLYVPAGSVPGLSAIDAPAGPARARAVLRELQHLALDGQDRSVELGSARAEDAKELDRLPGAPVLVVTTRYLSAGRPAAVSVATYRADTCRLTFGDSVDLVMAS, encoded by the coding sequence GTGGGGACCACGCAGCTGGCATCGGTACCGGAGCCGAAGTACCAGCACCTCAAGACAGTCATCGGCGAAGCGCTCGACTCGGACTTCGCCGTCGGAGAGATCCTTCCCAACGAGCGCGAGCTCGCGGCCCGCTTCGGCGTCGCCCGTGCCACGCTCCGCCAGGCCCTGGAGCAGCTGGAGCTGGAAGGCCGCCTGCAGCGCCGCCGCGGCGTCGGCACCACGGTCGCCCCGCCGCGCGTCGGCGTCGACGTCTCCACCGGCCGGCACGCCTGGCCCGGCGTCGCCGACGAGGCCTGGCAGCCCCAGGGCTCCGCCGCCGACGCGGCCCCGGCCGCCGTCGCCCGCGTCCTGGAGATCGGCACCGACGAGCAGGTGCACGTCGTCCGCCGCCTCCGGATCAGCCAGGGCCAGCCGGTCGCCGCCGAGCTGCTCTACGTGCCGGCCGGCTCCGTCCCGGGCCTCAGCGCCATCGACGCGCCCGCCGGACCCGCCCGCGCCCGCGCCGTGCTCCGTGAACTCCAGCACCTCGCCCTCGACGGCCAGGACCGCTCCGTGGAGCTCGGCTCGGCCCGCGCCGAAGACGCCAAGGAGCTCGACAGGCTGCCGGGTGCGCCCGTCCTCGTCGTGACGACCCGCTACCTCTCCGCCGGGCGTCCGGCCGCCGTCTCCGTGGCCACCTACCGCGCCGACACCTGCCGCCTCACCTTCGGCGACTCGGTGGACCTGGTCATGGCCTCGTAG